TCCTCTTCTTTCCAGATGTAGTCAGTTGTGCTGTATACCGTAGCTCAAGGTATTTCTCCATTCCGCTCTCAAATCTCCTCTTCTTTCCAGATGTAGTCAGTTGTGCTGTATACCGTAGCTTACTGTGTGCGAACCATCAAGATATTATGCTTTATCTCATTTGTGTCACTTGCTAATTCTTTGCAGGACATCACTCTTCTAGAGGCTGAGACAATTGCACTTTCCATTTTGAAACAAGTTATGGAAGAGAAGGTAAAGGCTTGAAGTTGCTCATCATATTTTCAAACATTTTGAACATTAAAAAATGGTGCGAAATGCTATTGTTGCCAGCTAAATTTGTAATGTGGGATTTCAGGTGACACCTAACAATGTCGACATCGCGAGGGTAGCTCCGACATATCATTTGTATACCCCTGCAGAGGTGGAGACTGTCATTAGCCGCCTATGAGAAGAAAATGGTATCAACGAAAATTTCATATGTATTTCCCAATTGTTGGTATTGTCATTCGAGTGAGGATAGCAGAAGATTGGACTCATAGAATGTTTTTGGTTTTGTTGAATTGGTACTTAAATTGTGCTCTTTAATTGTCAATTCTGTAACTTCAACTCCTCCGAATGAAACACCAACCCCTTTGGACTTTTTGTTGAGTTAGAATTAAAGTACCACTAGTTTTCTCTGTTTGGTTCAAAGTTTGTAGAAGCTGTTGCATCTTTGAATTAATAGGCCTACATGTGCATTTACAAAAGGGTATCAGCTGGGAATAACACTGCCAATCACTGTTTCAAACCCAGCTCAGAATTCAACATATTTCATTTTCCAAGACTAGTAATATCATTCCTGCGTTAATGGAGATTATAGCAGAGGTGCCTGGGAATATAAACTGCCTAATTACAAACGTTTACTTAGGGCAGTAAATGAGCTGAGCCGCTCATCAGTGTCTCAATGCCGTAAATGAGCCGAGTCGCTCATGAGTGGCTTGATGTTCGGCTTGATAAAAGTTTGATTGTGTTTGATTTGATTTATAAACGAGCGGAGCTTGAGCATGTGGAAACTTggttcgaaagctcgcgagcataTTCACAAGCTTgcttataatgttcatgaacagaCTTGTGATCGAACTCTGATTATCtcagttgcgttcacatggaccctaatgatcacgtaaatttggtcattcagcgttagatctaggcggattaaatataagttttgggatgttttgaatctccaccttaggattttaatccgcctagatctaagtgaatgaccaaatttacgtggtcattagggtccatgtgATGCAACTGCTGATCATCTATTTACTAAAAGTATTTCTTGGGTGATGGAGGGATTAACTTAGGATTTTGTTAATGTTTTGTATTAAACATCTCAACTTGATATTATTtcatgggaaaattacaaaactaggtcaaatgggaggtccatttacatatttaatccatttactcaacctactacatatttagactgattgtgtgactttctcataataccctcaatatttacgtgcGTCTCCCTTCCTCatgtctgacttcgcagattcgataTTATGTGAAGCCTACGAAGCTAATGTTtaggtttacttgatgaatttaattagcatatgcgaagctaatgtttggtttacttgatgaatttaattagcatatgcgaagcctgcgaagctaatgtttggtttgcttagcatatgcgaagcctggatgtgttttgaagctaattcgcgaagtggtatataacaaaaaatgtcaaacaacaacggattctaacattaaaatcataacattatcaaaatttacaacaagattgccacaataaacttctaacaaatcacttcattatacataggCTCCTATTCAATACCGATGGACGGATGTTTCTCACAGTAcagaacaagattgccacaataaactcctaataaatcacttcattatacatagACTCCTATTCACCACCGATGGATGGATGTCTCACGATACATAGGCTACTATTCACCACagggatggatgtgtcccatGGTGTAAGCTCTTATTCACGACCGATGGTTGGAAGTCCAGGCGTTTTTgaatggatgtctctcatggcaccTTAACACGCCGGCTTCCAGGAATGaatattatgtattcaaccaccttcagaaaaatttaatcgtgttagtcaggaaaaatgaagatttggcttcgcgaaacgatgattcgctaagtatgcgaatataaatgtgcaaggaagatggtgattttacttagcgaaacaATAATTTCGCGACGACGTCTGCGAGGAggaatgtgacgctctgacttcgcgaaacgatgatttcgcggagtctgcgagagaaatttatcgaattagcTCGCAAACTTCGtgtaatcatcgtttcgcgaagttaaatcgataaatttctctccgaagacttcgcgaaaaccgcatatgctaagtggattggtccgaaaaaacacaaaaaaaaaaaaaacagtatatACCTACATTTTTCGACGAACGCAATATGATAAAttgggaaaaacgatgaaaataacgtaaaatcaccatttcttcgaacgagttttctaggattaggaagctGCCACCgtttgagtaaatgggttaaatatgtaaataggccattcctaagactcgaacccgtgacctcttggtcacacgacaacaacgtttaccgttgcgtcaAGGCTCGCCCTCCATTTCTTTTCAAATAATATTAGAACAAAATTGACTCTTTTATCCCTCAAGAAATTTGTCACTTTGTTGATGATTTAAGCTATCTTTTCAAATAATATTAGAACAAAATTGACTCTTTTATCCCTCAAGAAATTTGTCACTTTGTTGATGATTTAAGCCCAAATTAGCTTGTGgcatataaaatcatattaAATAAAGCTTATCTGACAAAAACATTGTCAAACGACTAACTAAATTACGGTAACAACATGTACTACTTAGTAAATATATTAAGGTTTAGGGATTTTTGTTGAAATTTTAGAACAATTCTATAATAAAATGAAAACTGACCCAATTTTATGGTAAATTAACAAATATTTCTTTCAACCTCAGCATATGATTATATAACCACTGAAATGGCTAAAAACAAAAAGAGTTTCTTTTGAGctaagattaaaaaaaagaacCGAGTCCCATATGTCTATTTTTGTATCTGTGAAATGTTCACTAAATCTTATTCTGCAACTTTCTTATATATGCTGAGAAGGGCAGCAGCAAAACTCAGTCACGGAACTCGTCCATGAAACTTTTGTGGAACTCTGTGAGCCGCGAAACAATGGCCGGAATCTTATCCTCTTGTGGCAGTATGGTGCACCTGAAATGCCATGTGCCCGGAACCTTTTCACATGCCATCACCAACACAAAAGAATCAGTCCAAATTCCAAAAGAAAAGGAATCAATGCTTCAATCTTAAGACAACATCATTtgttatccaaaaaaaaaagacaacatCATTCAATCTTAATGCAAAATCCAGTACAAGAAACCCGCATTGAAAACCAATGTACGAGGAAGAAAGAAATAAGATGTTCACCTGTCTGAAGCCAGAACCAGGAACCACAACAACTCCAGTTGCATTGAGGAGACGCTGACAATAGAAGGCATCGGGGGCTTTCTTGGCAGCCTCGGCAGCTTTAATTGCTTTTTCAGGAAGTTGGATACAGGGGAAGAGATACATTGCGCCCTCTGCCTTGTTGCATGTTACACCCTCCAAATTTTTCAGCGCATCTTCCAATGTCTGCCATTAAATAATAAGAATTGTCAATACCAGGATTTGAAAATCGGAACAGGAACCGTTTTTGTTTACTATATAATGCCAAGTTGCAATAAATGATGCCAAGTTGAGACCAATGGATCCACAACTTTGCCAACGTCTCAACAAATTCGAATCGACCGTACTGACCTTTGCACGCCTTGCAAGTGATGACAAAATTCCATCTTTCTCAGCTGAATATGAATCAAAGGATTCATCTCCAACCTACACAGACACGTCTATTTCATTAGAAGCAATATCAAAATGCTAAAACAGTTAAAGATCTTCTGAGTCATATTTATATACTGATATCACAGCAAATCAAGCTTAATAAATTCAAGAATAGTCCTCAATCAAAActtgattaaaaaataaattttgaagaaGAATGACAACCTTCGGTGGACTCATAATGAGACTAGCAAGAATTTGACCGGATATATTGGAACAAAGATTCACCGATGCCATTTTATAGATTTGCTCCCTTACTTCAGGAGAAAACCCAGTGACTTCCATGTAACCTCCTCTCTTTCCACATTCTCCATAGTACCCTGCAAAGATTCAACAAAAAGACAACCGAACTCAATCCCAATATTCCAAAATTTCAGATTTCTCTCATCAATAACTCGTATGTATCCATTTTATTTTACCTTTGGAGACGGACTGAAAAGATACTAGAGGTAGATCATCTTCACCATACCCCATAGACCGAGAGACCTTTTTGAACGAGTGAAACTTCTTCTCGGGAACGTAAACATTTTCTTGATAAACCTGTATGAAATTTGTATATCATTATACTTCAAGCCAGATCTATTTTAGTAAAACGTCAAGAAAAAAACCTAACATCCACATACCTCATCTGCCAGAAGAACAAGaccttcttgcttgcagaactccACAATTTCTCGCTGGTTGTCCTCAGCAAGAACCTGCATTTTTTTTAACGAAGATAATGAGTAATTAACTAAATCTTATCTTAGAGACATTAAGGCCAAACTTTTCTTATTACATACCTGCCCAGTCGGATTGCCTGGATTAATGACAACTAATGCCCTCACAGTAATACCCTTCGACTTGGCATCTTCCAATTGCTTCTTAAGCTCAGAAGTTTCTAATCCCCATCCGGCTGCTTCATCAAGATAGTATGGAACCTGCAGAAACACCCAAATTCTACTTCAAACTGCTAATCCAAATTCCAGAAGTCATTTGAGAGGAGCGCGGAATGTCTATTTCCTACTTCTCTATTAGGTAAATACAATTTTCGTTCGAGCAATAAAATTTATCAAGTTTGTGCATAATGTTGTTCGACATACCAGAGTGCCACCATGGAGAGCAATTGAAGCAGAGTACAACGGGTACTGAGGGATGGGACAAAGTATTCCGTCTTCTTCTGATCTTATAAGTAACTGCATCATCATATGGACCTGGCAATAGAAATTTGCAAATCAGTTATTGACATGATCTGGACATGAATATGCTTTATCGTGTACAGGTATGCATTTGCAAAGTTTCAGAGAATAAATATGTGAAATTGATTGTTACCGCTGGACTGGCACCATCTGTCAAGAAAATATCATTTGCATTGGCAGGAAAACCATCACGAGCTTCAATTCCAGCAGCAATTGTATCACGTAATCCCTTGATACCCTGAGAAAAATAAGAATATCTTGTATTATCACAATGAATCCTTGAACTTCCATGTAAATCTCAAAGTTCATTGAGGTGGAGGGTATGATTATAACCTGACTGTGACTGTAAGCACCGGTTGCCCTTCCAGGAATTTGATCAAGAATCTGCCAGGCTCGCTCTATGGCATCAGCACTGTAACAAGAAGTCGCGTCAATTTCATAAGTAAATCTAAAACATTGCCTGAGAAGTTAGCAAGGGATGAAACAATAGAAAAACGTTTACGAATCAAGGTGAAGTGTACTTTTTGTTCAATTGAAGACAAAACAAGCCAACAGAGACTAGATTGATCAAATTCATTAAAAATAGAATACCTGAACAATCCCTGTGTTTCACTTTTGTCCAAAATTGAAGGATGGTCACATAATGCAAGTACCTAAAGAAGAAATAACCATCGATGAGAAGTGGACAGCTCAAAAACAGAACCTAGTGTTTTCTATTAAGAGGCTCCACCACACTAACCTCCCGAAAAAATGTTATTGGCTGCTGGTTAAGAGATTGAGGATTCCCAATATTACAGTAAATTATCTGTTAAGTCATAACAGAAGAATCAGTATCAATGTATCTAAGAAGCAAAGCATTTCAGACAATTTCCACTTGaataaaaactgaatctatataGTTTCCTCATCAAACTCAATCAACATTAATAACCCTGAAAAAGAAACATACCTCATCAAATGGATGAGAACCCGGATTAGACTTCAAATCTTCTTGTAAATTCTGCACATAAATATAGATATTGCAGTAATTAATCACACATACGTACAGAAGAACATTGATCTTATACAACAGAAAACAGCTGGAAATAAGCATTACCTGTGCAAGGGTCACAATCTCTCCCCGGACAGCATATTCACATTGTAAAACCTGTAATTACAACACCAAGTGGTTCACTAATTGGAATACAAAGTCGATCGAAAAAGGCAGCCAACAATCAACTTGATTGAGTAATCATAAAGTAAGGATCAGAAATATTCTTCAATGATCAATCATTGACATTAAAAAAAAGATCAAAGGTTAAACTTCAAAACAGTTGATGCAAAATTACGAAATCCCTTTGCAGGATTAATACTTTCTGTTCCTTATATACTTAAGAAAAAGGCATAAAGGGATTTTAATAATGGCATAGACTAAAATGAACTTTTGTAGTTTCTAATtggcattttatcaaacatgATGTGGTCTTTAAACTAATCATTCATGAAAAGgtatctttcttttttctcaAGGTAGAGATCATCTATCTTTAATCTCAAGCAGATCTTGTCGGATATAAAATCCAGTAGCACTCAACACAAGTGCATTATCATACAGTTGAATTGCTAATTGAAGAAAGCAAATAAAAAATCAAGCAAACCCAATATCATAAATGAATTTACCCAGAGAATAAGCTGAATCATTAAACTAGACTAACCcagatgcaaaaaaaaaaaacgcccAAATTCAACAATCAAACAGTGAAAATCCACAAAACgcaaagaaaaaaaagcaaCCAATCACCTTAGGATTAATGGTAGCAAGAGAAACAGGAGGAGCCATGggggaaggaggaggaggagaggaagaCAAGAAACGCGAAAGGGAAGAGGAAAAAGGACAGAGCAAGGATTGATCTTGATAGCGGTGGTGATAAAGATGTGAACGGGTGACGAGGCTTTTAGCTCTACCAATCACGAATCTCCGCATTCTCTATAAATACCCGCAGATTTTGAGAGAGAATGCACAAAAGAAAGGATGAGATGGAAATAGAAGATTTTGACGTTGATTTGTCAGATGTTTGAaatcaaacaaaaattaaaactactgtaaaaaataaaagaaggtGCTTTTCTCGAAACCGACTTTGATCTGATGATTTGAATTGAATTGTATTCTCTGGTCCACTTGGCTTTCTTCGATGCTCTCTGATTCCTGTTTAAGGCCGCTCTTGTTTACTGCCCATAGATTGATTTCaagcttttttattttttcaaccgACCGTTAAGTTCTATTTCAATTCTAACACGGAGTAAAAGTGTTCGAATCGGATTTAGTTGTTTTAGGATCAGTTTGGTATTATTTATGGCTAATAAATTCCGGAAAAGGgttaatttgtaaaaatattttaacccagtacgtt
The window above is part of the Euphorbia lathyris chromosome 3, ddEupLath1.1, whole genome shotgun sequence genome. Proteins encoded here:
- the LOC136223189 gene encoding alanine aminotransferase 2-like, producing MRRFVIGRAKSLVTRSHLYHHRYQDQSLLCPFSSSLSRFLSSSPPPPSPMAPPVSLATINPKVLQCEYAVRGEIVTLAQNLQEDLKSNPGSHPFDEIIYCNIGNPQSLNQQPITFFREVLALCDHPSILDKSETQGLFSADAIERAWQILDQIPGRATGAYSHSQGIKGLRDTIAAGIEARDGFPANANDIFLTDGASPAVHMMMQLLIRSEEDGILCPIPQYPLYSASIALHGGTLVPYYLDEAAGWGLETSELKKQLEDAKSKGITVRALVVINPGNPTGQVLAEDNQREIVEFCKQEGLVLLADEVYQENVYVPEKKFHSFKKVSRSMGYGEDDLPLVSFQSVSKGYYGECGKRGGYMEVTGFSPEVREQIYKMASVNLCSNISGQILASLIMSPPKVGDESFDSYSAEKDGILSSLARRAKTLEDALKNLEGVTCNKAEGAMYLFPCIQLPEKAIKAAEAAKKAPDAFYCQRLLNATGVVVVPGSGFRQVPGTWHFRCTILPQEDKIPAIVSRLTEFHKSFMDEFRD